A window of Streptomyces sp. N50 contains these coding sequences:
- a CDS encoding ATP-binding protein: MEPADGDSDGEVEPGTVPMTIAVALSGDGTSIGEARGLATDFLRRAGTDHGVVVSARAADLARLVVSELVTNACKHAPGPLRMELSITDDAVEVTVRDTARVQLLARAADPRRVGQHGLEIVMAVVQAFRVRLDPTGKSVTARIALGDGARGTGAPPGIV, encoded by the coding sequence GTGGAGCCTGCCGACGGTGACAGCGACGGCGAAGTCGAGCCGGGCACCGTCCCCATGACCATCGCCGTCGCGTTGAGCGGCGACGGCACCTCCATCGGAGAAGCGCGCGGCCTCGCGACGGACTTCCTCCGCCGGGCTGGGACGGACCACGGCGTGGTCGTCTCCGCCCGCGCCGCGGACCTCGCGCGACTGGTGGTCAGCGAGTTGGTCACCAACGCCTGCAAACACGCCCCCGGCCCGCTGCGCATGGAACTGAGCATCACGGACGACGCGGTGGAGGTGACCGTACGGGACACCGCGCGTGTCCAACTCCTCGCCCGCGCGGCCGATCCGCGCAGAGTCGGTCAGCACGGCCTGGAGATCGTCATGGCCGTGGTCCAGGCGTTCCGGGTGCGCCTCGATCCGACCGGCAAGAGCGTCACCGCCCGCATCGCCCTGGGCGACGGGGCACGCGGCACCGGCGCTCCGCCCGGCATCGTGTGA
- a CDS encoding STAS domain-containing protein, which yields MTDLHPARPDQLTVSHLSVDGVRIVALRGELDHTARDVVEAALKPRAGDTPPRTVADLTGLTFMDSSGINALISAHRASVGAQGWLRLAGVQPAVLRVIQIAGIDALISCHPTVRQALEK from the coding sequence GTGACAGACCTACACCCAGCCCGTCCCGACCAGCTGACCGTCAGTCACCTCAGCGTCGACGGCGTACGAATCGTCGCTCTGCGCGGCGAACTCGACCACACGGCACGTGACGTCGTCGAGGCGGCACTGAAGCCGCGGGCCGGCGATACGCCACCGCGGACCGTCGCCGATCTCACCGGTCTGACGTTCATGGACTCCAGCGGCATCAACGCGCTGATCTCCGCCCACCGCGCGTCCGTGGGCGCCCAGGGCTGGCTGCGCCTGGCCGGTGTGCAGCCGGCCGTGCTGCGTGTGATCCAGATCGCCGGTATCGACGCTCTCATTTCCTGCCACCCCACGGTGCGCCAGGCTCTCGAAAAATGA